One window of the Populus nigra chromosome 4, ddPopNigr1.1, whole genome shotgun sequence genome contains the following:
- the LOC133690613 gene encoding deoxyuridine 5'-triphosphate nucleotidohydrolase-like, which yields MRPKIMAGTFSAINWKFPPLASLSLLNHPIPAPLRLLDSRFCYRRNSQVLKMPPANLQNHSPDIKEPSPKVPKLQHDNIPSYLLRVKKLSENAVLPSRGSPLSAGYDLSSASKAKVPARGKALIPTDLSIAIPEGTYARIAPRSGLTWKHSIDVGAGVIDADYRGPVGVILFNHSDVDFEVKVGDRIAQLIIEKIVTPNVMEVEDLDATVRGAGGFGSTGV from the exons ATGCGCCCCAAAATCATGGCGGGAACATTTAGCGCCATCAATTGGAAATTCCCGCCATTGGCGAGCCTCTCTCTACTTAATCACCCAATTCCTGCCCCCCTCCGTCTACTCGACTCCCGTTTTTGTTACCGTCGAAACTCTCAAGTCCTCAAAATGCCTCCAGCAAATCTACAAAACCACAGCCCTGATATCAAAGAGCCTTCTCCTAAAGTCCCCAAGCTCCAACATGATAACATCCCGTCATATCTCCTAAGAGTGAAAAAACTCTCTGAAAATGCTGTTTTGCCCTCTAGAGGCTCTCCCCTTTCCGCTGGCTATGATCTCTCCAG TGCCTCAAAGGCAAAGGTACCAGCTAGAGGAAAGGCCCTTATTCCTACAGATTTGAGCATTGCAATACCTGAAGGAACTTATGCTCGCATTG CACCCAGATCGGGACTGACATGGAAGCACTCAATTGACGTGGGTGCTGGTGTCATAGACGCAGACTACAGAGGCCCAGTTGGGGTTATCTTGTTTAATCATTCTGATGTTGATTTTGAGGTCAAGGTTGGCGATAGAATTGCGCAGTTAATCATCGAGAAGATCGTGACTCCTAATGTTATGGAAGTCGAGGATCTGGATGCAACTGTGAGAGGTGCTGGAGGGTTTGGATCCACTGGCGTGTGA
- the LOC133692584 gene encoding glucose-6-phosphate isomerase, cytosolic 1-like gives MQSDPEASKCAVERQQRFLANIDPIDVARNIAGLKPETTLVVVVSKTFTKTKTMLNAQTLRAWISKELGLGKSLASILLMLSHSGTRLVADLVFAVLVCCLCLSTMVSQLLGSMVTSDRFNSQSGKSSQSLA, from the exons ATGCAATCAGATCCAGAGGCTAGTAAATGTGCTGTAGAACGCCAACAGCGATT TCTTGCAAATATAGATCCAATTGATGTAGCTAGAAATATTGCAGGCCTCAAACCTGAAACTACTCTTG TTGTTGTGGTCTCAAAAACCTTCACCAAAACTAAAACTATGCTGAATGCTCAAACACTGAGGGCATGGATTTCAAAAGAGCTCGG TTTGGGGAAAAGTTTGGCATCGATCCTATTAATGCTTTCGCATTCTGGGACTAGGTTGGTGGCAGATTTAGTG TTTGCAGTGTTGGTGTGTTGCCTTTGTCTCTCCACTATGGTTTCTCAATTGCTGGGAAGTATGGTAACTTCTGATCGTTTTAATTCACAAAGTGGCAAGAGTTCTCAATCTCTAGCATAG
- the LOC133692582 gene encoding glucose-6-phosphate isomerase, cytosolic-like isoform X4, which yields MLNAQTLRAWISKELGLANIDSIDVARNIAGLKPETTLVVVVSKTLTKTKTMLNAQTLRAWISKELGLGKSLASILLMLLHAGNSLQGCWCVAYVSPIWFLNCWEVWFLKGALSIDQHSYSAPFEKNLPVSMESNGNGASIDGVLLLFETGKIEFGEPGANGRHSFYQLIHQVPPKISA from the exons ATGCTGAATGCTCAAACACTGAGGGCATGGATTTCAAAAGAGCTCGG TCTTGCAAATATAGATTCAATTGATGTTGCTAGAAATATTGCAGGCCTCAAACCTGAAACTACTCTTG TTGTTGTGGTCTCAAAAACCttaaccaaaactaaaactATGCTGAATGCTCAAACACTGAGGGCATGGATTTCAAAAGAGCTCGG TTTGGGGAAAAGTTTGGCATCGATCCTATTAATGCTTTTGCATGCTGGGAATAG TTTGCAGGGTTGTTGGTGTGTTGCCTATGTCTCTCCAATATGGTTTCTCAATTGCTGGGAAGTATG GTTCTTGAAAGGAGCATTAAGCATCGATCAACATTCATATTCTGcaccatttgaaaaaaatctacCT GTCAGCATGGAAAGTAATGGCAATGGGGCATCTATTGATGGTGTACTACTTCTCTTTGAGACTGGAAAAATTGAATTTGGCGAACCAGGAGCAAATGGCCGGCATAGCTTTTATCAACTAATTCACCAG gtTCCACCCAAAATTTCGGCGTAG
- the LOC133692582 gene encoding glucose-6-phosphate isomerase, cytosolic 1-like isoform X1 encodes MLNAQTLRAWISKELGLANIDSIDVARNIAGLKPETTLVVVVSKTLTKTKTMLNAQTLRAWISKELGLGKSLASILLMLLHAGNSLQGCWCVAYVSPIWFLNCWEVWFLKGALSIDQHSYSAPFEKNLPVSMESNGNGASIDGVLLLFETGKIEFGEPGANGRHSFYQLIHQVISCSIMHLVEVKLGHCIPILIFKNQFWNSNDSLFLKFIFFKSMYTFISLLDVFIQNLSLFPRTYPVLVNLIILMLMMHMHLNNMSFFYVARSLVLHFGWFLIE; translated from the exons ATGCTGAATGCTCAAACACTGAGGGCATGGATTTCAAAAGAGCTCGG TCTTGCAAATATAGATTCAATTGATGTTGCTAGAAATATTGCAGGCCTCAAACCTGAAACTACTCTTG TTGTTGTGGTCTCAAAAACCttaaccaaaactaaaactATGCTGAATGCTCAAACACTGAGGGCATGGATTTCAAAAGAGCTCGG TTTGGGGAAAAGTTTGGCATCGATCCTATTAATGCTTTTGCATGCTGGGAATAG TTTGCAGGGTTGTTGGTGTGTTGCCTATGTCTCTCCAATATGGTTTCTCAATTGCTGGGAAGTATG GTTCTTGAAAGGAGCATTAAGCATCGATCAACATTCATATTCTGcaccatttgaaaaaaatctacCT GTCAGCATGGAAAGTAATGGCAATGGGGCATCTATTGATGGTGTACTACTTCTCTTTGAGACTGGAAAAATTGAATTTGGCGAACCAGGAGCAAATGGCCGGCATAGCTTTTATCAACTAATTCACCAGGTAATTTCTTGTTCCATTATGCATTTGGTTGAAGTGAAATTAGGTCATTGTATacctattttgatttttaaaaatcaattctggAATTCAAATGATTCCTTGttcttaaaattcattttttttaaatccatgtATACATTTATTTCACTTCTTGATGTCTTTATTCAAAATTTGTCCTTGTTTCCCCGCACATACCCTGTCTTGGTAAACCTGATAATTTTGATGCTCATGATGCACATGCACCTCAAcaacatgtcttttttttatgtagcaAGAAGTTTAGTTCTGCATTTTGGATGGTTTCTAATTGAATAG
- the LOC133692582 gene encoding uncharacterized protein LOC133692582 isoform X2 — translation MDFKRARLPSMWSQLALILWYSEFILSALSYSSDFGIIEVLCLGKSLASILLMLLHAGNSLQGCWCVAYVSPIWFLNCWEVWFLKGALSIDQHSYSAPFEKNLPVSMESNGNGASIDGVLLLFETGKIEFGEPGANGRHSFYQLIHQVISCSIMHLVEVKLGHCIPILIFKNQFWNSNDSLFLKFIFFKSMYTFISLLDVFIQNLSLFPRTYPVLVNLIILMLMMHMHLNNMSFFYVARSLVLHFGWFLIE, via the exons ATGGATTTCAAAAGAGCTCGG TTGCCAAGCATGTGGTCGCAGTTAGCATTAATCTTGTGGTATAGCGAATTCATTTTGTCTGCACTCTCATATTCTTCAGACTTTGGGATAATTGAAGTTCTATG TTTGGGGAAAAGTTTGGCATCGATCCTATTAATGCTTTTGCATGCTGGGAATAG TTTGCAGGGTTGTTGGTGTGTTGCCTATGTCTCTCCAATATGGTTTCTCAATTGCTGGGAAGTATG GTTCTTGAAAGGAGCATTAAGCATCGATCAACATTCATATTCTGcaccatttgaaaaaaatctacCT GTCAGCATGGAAAGTAATGGCAATGGGGCATCTATTGATGGTGTACTACTTCTCTTTGAGACTGGAAAAATTGAATTTGGCGAACCAGGAGCAAATGGCCGGCATAGCTTTTATCAACTAATTCACCAGGTAATTTCTTGTTCCATTATGCATTTGGTTGAAGTGAAATTAGGTCATTGTATacctattttgatttttaaaaatcaattctggAATTCAAATGATTCCTTGttcttaaaattcattttttttaaatccatgtATACATTTATTTCACTTCTTGATGTCTTTATTCAAAATTTGTCCTTGTTTCCCCGCACATACCCTGTCTTGGTAAACCTGATAATTTTGATGCTCATGATGCACATGCACCTCAAcaacatgtcttttttttatgtagcaAGAAGTTTAGTTCTGCATTTTGGATGGTTTCTAATTGAATAG
- the LOC133692582 gene encoding uncharacterized protein LOC133692582 isoform X3 yields MWSQLALILWYSEFILSALSYSSDFGIIEVLCLGKSLASILLMLLHAGNSLQGCWCVAYVSPIWFLNCWEVWFLKGALSIDQHSYSAPFEKNLPVSMESNGNGASIDGVLLLFETGKIEFGEPGANGRHSFYQLIHQVISCSIMHLVEVKLGHCIPILIFKNQFWNSNDSLFLKFIFFKSMYTFISLLDVFIQNLSLFPRTYPVLVNLIILMLMMHMHLNNMSFFYVARSLVLHFGWFLIE; encoded by the exons ATGTGGTCGCAGTTAGCATTAATCTTGTGGTATAGCGAATTCATTTTGTCTGCACTCTCATATTCTTCAGACTTTGGGATAATTGAAGTTCTATG TTTGGGGAAAAGTTTGGCATCGATCCTATTAATGCTTTTGCATGCTGGGAATAG TTTGCAGGGTTGTTGGTGTGTTGCCTATGTCTCTCCAATATGGTTTCTCAATTGCTGGGAAGTATG GTTCTTGAAAGGAGCATTAAGCATCGATCAACATTCATATTCTGcaccatttgaaaaaaatctacCT GTCAGCATGGAAAGTAATGGCAATGGGGCATCTATTGATGGTGTACTACTTCTCTTTGAGACTGGAAAAATTGAATTTGGCGAACCAGGAGCAAATGGCCGGCATAGCTTTTATCAACTAATTCACCAGGTAATTTCTTGTTCCATTATGCATTTGGTTGAAGTGAAATTAGGTCATTGTATacctattttgatttttaaaaatcaattctggAATTCAAATGATTCCTTGttcttaaaattcattttttttaaatccatgtATACATTTATTTCACTTCTTGATGTCTTTATTCAAAATTTGTCCTTGTTTCCCCGCACATACCCTGTCTTGGTAAACCTGATAATTTTGATGCTCATGATGCACATGCACCTCAAcaacatgtcttttttttatgtagcaAGAAGTTTAGTTCTGCATTTTGGATGGTTTCTAATTGAATAG